In a single window of the Xylanimonas protaetiae genome:
- the mmsB gene encoding multiple monosaccharide ABC transporter permease, which yields MNVIREALGRNVRQYGIVGALIVIVLFFQWQTDGRLLMPNNIAALVQQNAYVMILAIGMVAVIVAGHIDLSVGSVVAFIGGLTAIMLAHWGWPVPVAILAALVVGALVGCWHGFWIAYVGVPAFIVTLAGMLLFRGLAILLVGQTVATGSPSFNQIGNGSLPNFLGFAGNLDVVTIVIGAIAIVGLVFSQLRARRAMISHGLHTEAWGAFVAKNVVMAVLIGLVAWRLSLSTGGTPIILIVVGVLILGFTFVLNRTRFGRHVYAVGGNRNAAILSGVNTKRTDFQIFVNMGLLAAVAAIATTARAGSGVAAAGQNFELDAIAACFIGGTAVTGGVGRISGAMVGALIMGVLNMGLSILAVDPAWQQAIKGLVLLAAVALDIVSKRRGALV from the coding sequence ATGAACGTCATCCGCGAAGCGCTGGGCCGCAACGTCCGTCAGTACGGCATCGTCGGCGCCCTCATCGTCATCGTCCTCTTCTTCCAGTGGCAGACCGACGGCCGTCTGCTCATGCCGAACAACATCGCGGCGCTCGTGCAGCAGAACGCGTACGTGATGATCCTCGCGATCGGCATGGTCGCGGTCATCGTGGCCGGGCACATCGACCTGTCGGTCGGCTCCGTCGTCGCCTTCATCGGCGGCCTGACGGCGATCATGCTGGCGCACTGGGGCTGGCCCGTCCCGGTCGCGATCCTCGCGGCCCTCGTGGTCGGCGCCCTCGTCGGCTGCTGGCACGGGTTCTGGATCGCTTACGTCGGGGTCCCGGCGTTCATCGTGACACTCGCGGGCATGCTGCTCTTCCGTGGCCTCGCGATCTTGCTCGTGGGCCAGACGGTGGCCACCGGGTCGCCGTCGTTCAACCAGATCGGCAACGGCTCGCTGCCCAACTTCCTCGGCTTCGCCGGCAACCTCGACGTCGTGACCATCGTCATCGGCGCCATCGCGATCGTCGGCCTGGTCTTCTCGCAGCTCCGCGCGCGCCGCGCGATGATCTCGCACGGCCTGCACACCGAGGCGTGGGGCGCGTTCGTCGCCAAGAACGTCGTCATGGCCGTCTTGATCGGCCTGGTCGCCTGGCGCCTGTCGCTCTCGACCGGCGGCACGCCGATCATCCTGATCGTCGTCGGCGTCCTGATCCTCGGCTTCACGTTCGTGCTGAACCGCACGCGGTTCGGCCGGCACGTGTACGCCGTGGGCGGCAACCGCAACGCCGCGATCCTCTCGGGCGTCAACACCAAGCGCACCGACTTCCAGATCTTCGTCAACATGGGCCTCCTCGCCGCGGTCGCCGCGATCGCGACGACGGCTCGCGCCGGCTCCGGTGTGGCCGCCGCCGGCCAGAACTTCGAGCTCGACGCCATCGCCGCCTGCTTCATCGGTGGCACCGCCGTCACGGGCGGCGTCGGCCGGATCTCGGGCGCCATGGTCGGCGCGCTCATCATGGGCGTGCTCAACATGGGCCTGTCGATCCTCGCGGTGGACCCCGCGTGGCAGCAGGCCATCAAGGGCCTCGTGCTGCTCGCCGCCGTCGCGCTCGACATCGTCTCGAAGCGCCGGGGCGCGCTCGTCTGA